From Rhodoferax sp. AJA081-3, the proteins below share one genomic window:
- a CDS encoding putative hydro-lyase: MTRASQSIASVFDADKVGKAQHVRKLIRQGDWHSHTSGLASDHVQGNVVILPESLATDFLRYCQRNPKPCPLLAVSEPGQAKLPTLGGDIDICSDLPRYRVWRHGEVVDEPTDISALWRADLVTFVLGCSFSFEQALLEAGLPLRHIEQGKNVAMYRSNIQTQPAGIFSGPMVVSMRPMKAAAAIRAVQVTSRFPNVHGAPVHMGDPAQIGITRLDTPDYGDAVEVMDDEIPVFWACGVTPQAALVQARPAFCITHAPGAMLITDLLNQQLASF, from the coding sequence GTGACTCGTGCATCGCAATCCATCGCCTCGGTATTCGACGCTGACAAGGTCGGCAAAGCGCAACATGTGCGCAAGCTGATCCGCCAGGGCGACTGGCATTCCCACACCAGTGGCCTGGCCAGCGACCATGTGCAAGGCAATGTGGTCATCCTCCCCGAAAGCCTGGCTACCGACTTTCTGCGTTACTGCCAGCGCAATCCCAAACCCTGTCCCTTGCTGGCCGTGTCCGAGCCGGGCCAGGCCAAGCTGCCGACGCTGGGTGGTGATATCGACATTTGCTCCGACCTGCCGCGGTACCGCGTGTGGCGCCATGGTGAAGTGGTGGACGAGCCCACCGATATTTCTGCGCTGTGGCGTGCCGACCTGGTGACCTTTGTGCTGGGCTGCTCGTTCTCGTTTGAGCAGGCGCTGCTGGAGGCCGGTCTGCCACTGCGCCACATCGAACAGGGCAAAAACGTGGCCATGTACCGCAGCAACATCCAGACCCAGCCGGCCGGCATCTTCAGCGGCCCCATGGTGGTGTCCATGCGCCCCATGAAAGCCGCAGCCGCCATCCGTGCGGTGCAGGTGACCTCGCGTTTCCCCAATGTGCATGGTGCACCCGTGCACATGGGAGACCCGGCGCAAATTGGCATCACCCGCCTGGATACGCCGGACTATGGCGACGCCGTAGAGGTCATGGACGACGAAATCCCCGTGTTCTGGGCCTGTGGTGTGACACCACAGGCAGCCCTGGTCCAGGCCCGCCCGGCGTTTTGCATCACCCACGCGCCCGGGGCGATGCTGATCACCGATTTGCTCAACCAACAACTCGCTTCCTTTTAA